ATCTGTTTATTTAAAGCTGATGCTCTGAAAGTAAGTAAAGATAGATGGGGCTTTAAGGGTGATGGAAAATCAGacttcatttctgcttctgcagaTAGTGGCATGACTTCTCGTATCATTTGACTTAATGTTTTTACATTCTCCTGTGGAAACTGATGTAAATTTCAGGACACCATGACCATGTTGCATTGGAAAACAGGTATTTATTCGTATCTGTCATTCACTATAGAGTCTTTTTAGCTAGAAGTGCACACAATGTTTCAAACATCGGCATGTTATACAATTCTGTGGTTTGGAAATCTTAAACTGTGGGTTCTTTGGCAGGCAAATTCAACTTTCACAGGCAGGAATACGCATCTTAATTACCTATGTCATTAACTGCTAGAGCAAGTTAAGTTTGCAAACTATGCCTGCAATTCACCTCCTATGCACTCTTGAATGATCTACTAGCCTTTCCCACTCATTGAAAGCTAACACTGTCCTGGTACCTGCAGATCTAACCATGAAATCTTTGTTCCTTGTTACAACACTCCAATATCAATGACTCTTTTATCATTTGTAGACTCACCATTCTCTCATGGAGGCAAAAATTAGAACACAGAATTTAGATGACCAGTAACACAGCACGAACAAGAATACTGAATCTGGTTGTCAAAACTTACAATCTTAAGTCTGTGATACATTTCTTTGAAACAGCAAAGTAGGAATGATTTATGGTAAACCATCCTTTTCCCTAGAATCCCAAAGGACAACCCATAACTGATTTTCAGGTTAACAGGTAATGTCTCTTTGCAGGAAATGTAAAAGTTAGACCACCTTCCTAAAGCTGACATGGTCCTGAAACTGCTGGAAAGAAGTGCATCTGCCTTGCAGATACTGAGAATGGAAAGCAGCCAGCGGCACCTGGAAGAATATTACATCAGCCTGGTCTGTGTTCCAGCACTTAGCTGCCCACAGCAGCTCAGTGTGACGCACTGGGTCCCAAGCCAGCTTGCTCAAAGACCTTTTGCTGACAAATGCATACATCATTCATGTTGTTGAACAGTGATTATTTCAAGTGGCAACTTCTTTAAGGTACCTTTTCCTTGTTTTTGAAGACCAGTTGTTAGCATGGAATTTATACAAATGTTTTTATGTGTAAAGTTAGTTGAAGACCAATAACAAGAAATGGAGGCAGTTCTATGACCCACTGCAACCAAGACAGAAGACGGCAAGGCAGAAAGCTAGTTGTTTCTTTGTACAGTTGAATTGATACTGCACTAAGAGCTTTTGCATGACTGTTCAGCCTGGTGGACTAGATAGGTCAGGCATGTGAATCACACTGTAGATGCTATATTTACTTTTAAAGTATCTCTGTCACATGGCTATACATAGCTTTTCTCATTCAGGGCAAGCAGCCTCAGCAAATGCAATGCTCTATGAAATTGCTAAAGGACATTGATTACACGTATAACacaaaaatttacaaaaatacaaaagaatgCTTTATCTGTACCTGGAGTCTGCATAGCCATAGTAAGTCATTCTATTTTCTCTATCTTGTAGAACAGAAAAAACTTCTACTATGTGTTTTATCTGAAATTAGGATTAAAAGCTTTTAATCTGTTTTCCTATAATAGCAACGTAATTAAAAGTTCAGTGTTATATTTTAGCCTATGTTTTGCCTCAAGGCAATATATGTACTAAAATTCTATTGTGTTTTTGCCAACATGGAGTAAGTTTGAATAAAAGGAATCCAAATTTGGTTAGTCCATGCAATGGTGaggaaaacagacaaacaaacaatatTACCCtgtttattaaataataatactAAGCCATTGATTGAAAAAGAAGCTTCCCACTGCTTCAAGCCTTTGGCATGCTGATTGCTGGATTTTCTATATATGAAAATGTTGCTTTATTAGAcaagaataatttgaaaaataattaatgcatattattattactattactctCATacggtgtttttttttcctacagagatGGGTATTCTTGCCATACTTGCTCTACCATTGCTTCTTGTAGGGATCAGTGGAATTATTTATATTTACCAGTCAGTTAGGTGGCTATTGTCCAAGTCAGCTGTGCAAAACAAGGTGGTGGTGATCACGGATGCCACCTCTGGACTGGGCAAGGGTGAgttgtctcttttcttctcagtttcagaGAAGTTTCAGAAGAGCCACCCTTTAGGTGATAAAATGTGCATATATTACGTTGTATATATTCATAACTGCCTGGATAAAGTAGaatttaagaaatacattttaaaaaaaatgctatgaTTTTTAGACGTACATTTTTAGTCTCAGCCACAGAAACTACTGAAGCTTTTAGGAACTGagagctttttatttatttaatacaaTAGAGTGAGAGGTTTTTAAAGCACAAGAAGAGTGTTATTTTTAGCATGTTACTACTCCAAGATCTTGTTACATAGCCTGTCACTGCAGGGTAGCAGCAAATCAGCATAACCAGGTGTCACCTTACACTTCACATGTTCCTTTGCAACTCCCTGTAAACAACAGGGCTCACGCCTGTGTCCCTGTTCGTATGTCTGCCACCATGATCACCCATGTCACTCCTCTTCCTTTGACATCCTCCAATACCTCTAACTGGTCTGCCTGGCTACGCATAATGGTGGGTTCAGTGGAGGGAAGGAAAGGGTATGTGATAATTTATCTGTTTACATAAGATGATTGCCTGGGTGGCCAGCCATTGAGCATATACTTCTTCTTGGCTCACATTTCCTGCCTACATGGCACTGTCAGATTAAAGGTACTGGCTCATACATTGCTTATGTACAGTCCTGCTCTAGGCATCACGTGAGGGGCAGTAGATGAAAATGCCTGATAAGCCAAACATAGCTTGAGGCTATATTTTGGCGTTTTCAGTCGAGACTTACTGTATGTTGGAAACCTTGCACTCCCAAGAAGAAAATAGATGGGGAAAGGGAATGCTTTTGCAGAATTATTCCTTAGCAGAACAGAGCAGAAACTTGCAACAGAAATACACAGTATGTTGGCTAGGAGTGCTCTTTATCAGAGCCTGTTCGGACAAGATATGAAATAATTCCAACCTCCACATCCTACCTGGTGCTTCCCTTTCCCTGACACACTTCAGTTTCAGTTGAAGgtaatatgcatttttttctgatgatttgTGATATTTCAGTATTTTGGTTTGGAAAGACACGACTTAGAGTTCTCCACCTGGGATTGGGTGTCTTGTAGAATCACAGGATGCCTGGAGGCTTCTAGACAAAagtcctgcttggagcaggaacATTGCCAGTGTCAGATTCGGTTGGGTGTGGCTTTAAGCCAAATCTTGGAAACCTCCAAGGATAAAGAACATTTATTGAATGTTTCCCCAGGTATCTTGCTCCAGCACTCCATGACCCTGGAGAAAGATTCTCCTAAGTTTAATTTCCTTATtaacctttcttcttctttttttttttgttttaatggctAATTGCTGTCTGTCTCTTGAGGGTACAAAGGCAATTGCCTCCCCACTCCCTGAACCCTTTTTCACATAGATGAAAAAGGAGGTAActgaaagcaattttattttaatatcctAAACATATCTACTGCCAGTATCCCATAGGGTGATACTGAGAAGTCATTTTCAGGCTTGAATGATTCCAAATCATGCAGAGTTTACCGTGTAGTCCACTCATGCATATGCAATGGCCATTTGTCCAGAGCTTTAAAATACCAGCTATCTGGGCAGCTGCTGCGTATTTGAGCTCTTAGGCAAGAGCCAAATTCCTTTTCTCCCATGCCAGAATTTCCGGACTAAAGACAACATTCATCAAAGttaaaagagagaaacaaaaactATGATGATTGAAGATGTTTACAATGGTTTATGGTTGTTATTTAAACCTGATTCCTGTTTCTTCTCAGTGCTGTAACTCAGAGAAGTTGAGGATAGTTCTAGAGCAGAACATCATtgatttccctttttcccttttattgctGTTGACACAGTAGTCACATTTTATTCACAAGGTTGCCCCAAGTGTTATGTTTACAGGAAAAATATTGGTGTAGTTGTCCTTGTACTGGCAATAATCTtttgggctttaaattaaaaatccttCTATGctagataaaaagaaaatgaaagacattcATAAAATCACtcttataaataatgaaaaagattACATAAATAAACGTCTCCAGCTGCATAGGTTTACAAAAATAGAAGAGTGAATACAGAAGTGCTTCCATGAGGATATGAAAAGACTAAAATGGGCATTTAAGAAATCTGAGATGGGCATATTAGCATACCTGGATCTACCTGTGGGTACTGAAATCTGAAGATAATGTGTTTTGGtggtgttgtagtttaacccggcagctggcaactcagcacTAGACAGACGcccactcacccctccccttctgccccagcagggtgaggaggagaaatCAACAAAAGGGGAAACTCTTAGGTTGCTATAAAGACACTTTAATATTGACAACAAATtgaatactaataatactactaatacaACTATTAATAATGATAACAACAATGATAACAATGCATATGCAAAGTATACTATGTGCAACACAATTTTTTTCATcacccgatgaccgattcgcagccagtcccaaGGAGTAATCTTAGAACCCTGAAATGCTGAAtttccaaaaaaaattaaaacttctgggcaagagaggattcaaactcacaaaAATGATGTGAGCCAAGTACTCTCTGCCCCTTggccaaccccattcataaactgagcatgacgcctATAGTATGGAATacttccattggccagcttggctatctgtctggctatgctccatcccagctcctgcacacctgctcattagctgactatgagaaactggaaaaagcccttgcagcaacaactgaaaacatcagtgttaccaacattcttcttctactaaatccaaaacacagcagatactgggaggaaaattaactctgtcccagctgaaaccaggacaggagGACAGACAGCTATAGTACTAGGGTCATACTTCTGCACATTCAACAAAGGCCATATGAGCTAAGACAAATCAAACAGGCTCAAAAGGCATAAGAGTAGTTGTAAGACCATATTCTTGTTTTTCCCATGCTAAATATGTAACTTTCGTGAGGTGTGATAATGGTTAACAGTGAGTTCCTCTTGTTATGTGAGTCTCCACTTTCATAAAAGCACAATCATAGTTCACTTGCATAAGAAAGGGAGAATAATCCTCCCCAGAGATCTAGCTTAAACTAGGATGAACCTCTAGCTCTGAATATCCTTGAATAGATGGAAAAAACACAGTGCCAGCCCAGCATACCCAGAAACTTCTCAGTGGCCTTCTCATGAAGGCTTCAGGGGATGTAGCTGAACAAGAGGTAGCTCAAGCTGGTCCCTGATGCCTCTGCTGACTATGGGGAAGGTCTAATACTGAGGAGATAAAGGTCTTGGGATGGATTACATATGGAGGGAAGGGTCTGTAGAAGAAAGGCCTCTCTCATTGGTGCTCCATCTGTGGGCCAGTGGGTGGTAAGTTTCTCTGTATTGTTCTTTCTCAAAGTTGTAGATGAGTTTCACATTGACAAGAGCTTCAAGAAGGTAGCATACAGAGCTAGTTTTACTGTCTACTGAGGTTGGCTGGATTCTTCTTTATACTGCAGTAGATGTGAAGGTTTGCAAAAGATGCAGTTTGTTTTGTAACAACCATAAGCtcatttttttatatgtatttttatttatagcaAGTGTGTCTGTAGGTGGAGAGAGTTAAGGAAGAAAGACAATCAGAACAATTTTTCTAACTCAAACCTGTCGTTCATTAACTGGCATGttcttttcttaattaaaattttattaaattccATGACTAAACAATACTATTGTGCTGTACAATTAATAGTGCATTATAACAttacattaaattttaatttattactcACATATATAttagtgatttcttttttctcatatatatttatttattctttcaaaattaatgaattttaaagCATAAATTCATCATCATTACCAAAACCAGCATCCCATTtcaagcaaaataaacaaaatcaaattgttattattgctattatttcttTTGAACATATTTCTCTCCTAGAATGTTCTCGGGTATTTCACACAGGAGGAGCAAGGCTTGTGTTGTGTGGCAGGACATGGGAAAAGTTAGAAGCTTTGTATGATGCTTTAATTAGTGTGGCAGACCCCAGTATGGTAAGTATTTCCTCactctgctttgaaaattcacAACTTAGGTTAAATACCTTGTTCAGgtataatgcatttttaaatccaGTAAAGCATGGTACATTAAACATGACTCACTGTTAATGGTGATTTTGGTCATCCAGGTAACACACCCAACACAgtccacagagagagagagagagagagagagagagagagagagagacagaaacacTGCTCAGGGTCTTCAGAATATGATGACAAAAGTATAGGTCAGAAATCCTGCTCTCTCGAGCTAATTCAAGGCAATTACTGTAAAGCAACCGAGTAGTCCTGCATTTTGAACGTCGCCAACTAGAAATGCTGGGCAGAGGATTTTGCCTGTTAATTTGGATGAAAGAGATTGAAGGTGCTTCGTTTGATCAGAGGAACTACCATCCATTATTCACATAATTAGAGTGCTCAAGGACTGGGAGATGGGTCTAAAGATTGAATTAATTTTGAGTTTCTCCACTACTCTGGGAGAAGTCCCACCTAGAAAGGCATGGGAGCATATGAATGAGTGCCCTTTTCTTATCACCACTGGGTCACCAAGCAAGTAGACATGCAaggctgcctctgctgccagtTCTTTGGAAGGTATTTCCTTGATGCTCATGGGAAAGCTTTCCTTCTGTGACCAACAGATAGATGACTCATTTCAGGGCACAGGTGTTACTGAAGACATCATACAAATTCTATAGCCATTGCTCACCAGACCAACAAATATTTGTGTTTGACCCTTTTTTTGCAATAAGCTTCATTCATCTGCATAAATAACCATACAAGTAGTGTGTTCATGTCAGTCTGCACAGACTCAACTAGGAAAAAAGTATTAAGTTTGACTAAGGGACCTGCATTATGTTGTTGTAGTAATATAGTAAGAGAACATACTCAAGAGTTCATTCCTGTATTCCATAGCTGATAAAATCTGCATCTTTGCAGAAATTGTACAAATGTAAACTCTATTTGGATAACCTACAGCTGAACAAACCATTCCTACCTTCCAGCTTCCCTCCATGTATATGTAAATTATCTATCAAAGCACTATTTCCTAGACTCTGTGTTCAGCAAAGCTCTACAGAGGGCTGCTTACAGAAAGACCGTAACTTGGAGTGGTAGAAGTCACCCCCTGTGTCTATCATCTGTTTCCACTGATTATAAGAGAGGCAAAACGCAATAGGGTAGAGCTAGTTCAGCTTACCCTTCCCATGGTGTTCGGCTTCATCTGAATTTCAGAATCCATAATTACCCATTGCTGAACTATCTTCTCTTTAGAGGCTAACAGTTTTGTGAGGATGGTAAAAGCACTTTCTTCAGATAGTAAGGTAAATTAATTTACAAGATACATAAACAGAAATGCACTTTTACATAGCAGGTAttcttaaaaaaagtcttttatttcCTAGACATATACACCAAAGCTCATACTTCTGGATATCTCAGACATAAACTGCATTCAAGATGTAGCTAAGGAAATTCTGAATTGCTATGGCTGTGTGGATATACTGATCAACAATGCAAGTATGAAGGTGAAGGGAGCAGTGCAGAGCATTTCATTGGAACTTGATAAAAAGATAATGGATGCCAACTATTTTGGACCTATAACATTAACcaaaggtattttatttttttttccttttgttgttgcCACTTAAAGCTTGAGATCTGAGTAAGTGGCATTACCCTGTTTAGTTTGCACTTATTTTTGGCTTCTTCACTATGATCAAAAACAATTCTGCAAAAATCAATGAACTGAAACTGAGGTGAAGAAGATCAACATGAGTGTGCCGGGGTTTGAAAATAGATTGGTCAAGAAACatataagcatttttaaaaatgtctgcttATTGTATTTACATATGGTGACACCTTTATTTATGTGCTTGCTGCCTTTGTTACAAAGGCAATGGTTTTCAAAACTCCTGCAAGGATACAGACAGGCTGACAATTAAATGTGATAATAGTGCAGCCAGATCTTCGTGTAGAACCCAAATGAAGTCTAGCAGGCTCAATTTCCAGCTACTGGATTTTGTGATAGTTTTGACTGCAGTATTGAGGCAACCTTCTTTAAAGTTGTGCTATCTACACTtcagctgtcattttttttcactaaatacATCGAGGTCTTCAACTTACATggctctttcttttatttctgttttttcagcCATTCTTCCCAACATGATCTCAAGAAGAACTGGCCAAATTGTTCTAGTTAATAGTATCCAGGGAAAAATAGGAATCCCATTTCGTGCAGCTTGTAAGTTATACATGGCAAAAATGCATGACACTGATAAAAGGTTACGAAGTGTCCTAATTTGCATCCTAATTCAGCAAACTATGAATATAgtattttgctgaaaatttttcaaataagtggaactgaagaagaaataattaaaatattgtcTTTGAAGTAGAACTACTGCCTAAGGTACTTGAGACAAGAGGATATCACATAGGGCAGTAAGGGGTTTTTATGATCTTAGGAGACATTCAGGAAACAGCAAACTTTTAGGTCTGACATCTGTACTGGGCATATTATTAGAAACCATAAAGACACCAGGTACTGCTAGGCACTTAATGGATTTATGTGCAGGAGTTTATAACTAGATGTAGTAATTGTAATTCTGCAtggctttctgaaaatttttgaGGTCTTTCATCCAAAGCTCCTAATGAAACTAAGCTGTCCTGAATTATGAAGGTCTTTGCATTAATAAAGTGCAAAGTTAGTGGACAGAAAATACAGGATAGATGTATATAGACATTTTTAACTGTGACAGGAGGTCTGAGTGGATGATGGATTCTGAATTAAAAGGTCTGTGAATCCTCAGGATTGTGACTTTACAGTTCCATGAAAGCAAAATACAGTAACAGAAACTGTAAGGAAagcaatagagaaaaaaaaatcaatcctgtC
Above is a window of Opisthocomus hoazin isolate bOpiHoa1 chromosome 21, bOpiHoa1.hap1, whole genome shotgun sequence DNA encoding:
- the DHRS7C gene encoding dehydrogenase/reductase SDR family member 7C isoform X2 — protein: MQCSMKLLKDIDYTYNTKIYKNTKECFICTWSLHSHKMGILAILALPLLLVGISGIIYIYQSVRWLLSKSAVQNKVVVITDATSGLGKECSRVFHTGGARLVLCGRTWEKLEALYDALISVADPSMTYTPKLILLDISDINCIQDVAKEILNCYGCVDILINNASMKVKGAVQSISLELDKKIMDANYFGPITLTKDAASKHAAVGFFDCLRAEMEEFDISVSTVNPTFICSYHRQPATGNWEASIWKFFFRKMAYGVHPVEVAEEVFCTVSSKKQEVLMANPIPRAAVYIRTFFPELFFAIVASGIREKLKTEEEN
- the DHRS7C gene encoding dehydrogenase/reductase SDR family member 7C isoform X3, whose translation is MGILAILALPLLLVGISGIIYIYQSVRWLLSKSAVQNKVVVITDATSGLGKECSRVFHTGGARLVLCGRTWEKLEALYDALISVADPSMTYTPKLILLDISDINCIQDVAKEILNCYGCVDILINNASMKVKGAVQSISLELDKKIMDANYFGPITLTKAILPNMISRRTGQIVLVNSIQGKIGIPFRAAYAASKHAAVGFFDCLRAEMEEFDISVSTVNPTFICSYHRQPATGNWEASIWKFFFRKMAYGVHPVEVAEEVFCTVSSKKQEVLMANPIPRAAVYIRTFFPELFFAIVASGIREKLKTEEEN
- the DHRS7C gene encoding dehydrogenase/reductase SDR family member 7C isoform X1, translating into MQCSMKLLKDIDYTYNTKIYKNTKECFICTWSLHSHKMGILAILALPLLLVGISGIIYIYQSVRWLLSKSAVQNKVVVITDATSGLGKECSRVFHTGGARLVLCGRTWEKLEALYDALISVADPSMTYTPKLILLDISDINCIQDVAKEILNCYGCVDILINNASMKVKGAVQSISLELDKKIMDANYFGPITLTKAILPNMISRRTGQIVLVNSIQGKIGIPFRAAYAASKHAAVGFFDCLRAEMEEFDISVSTVNPTFICSYHRQPATGNWEASIWKFFFRKMAYGVHPVEVAEEVFCTVSSKKQEVLMANPIPRAAVYIRTFFPELFFAIVASGIREKLKTEEEN